Proteins from a genomic interval of Lycium ferocissimum isolate CSIRO_LF1 chromosome 2, AGI_CSIRO_Lferr_CH_V1, whole genome shotgun sequence:
- the LOC132035038 gene encoding abscisic acid and environmental stress-inducible protein TAS14-like, with translation MAHNGTSQGQLHLVDEHGNRVDQIEGNATQGTAMGFAPVGAGTHDDAMKKEHEHHHDEGQQQLHRSGGSSSSSSEDDGEGGRRKKNKGIKEKIKEALTGDTTHDDKKELGDQQLPPQTTTIPTPETEGEEKKE, from the exons ATGGCACATAATGGTACTAGCCAAGGCCAACTGCACCTAGTTGATGAACATGGAAACCGAGTTGATCAAATTGAGGGCAATGCAACTCAAGGTACTGCTATGGGGTTTGCACCTGTTGGTGCAGGTACTCATGATGATGCTATGAAGAAAGAGCATGAACATCACCATGATGAGGGTCAACAACAACTTCATCGTTCTGGTGGCTCTAGTTCCAGCTCT TCAGAAGATGACGGAGAAGGtgggaggaggaagaagaataaGGGCATAAAGGAGAAGATTAAGGAGGCTTTGACTGGAGACACCACTCATGATGACAAGAAGGAATTAGGTGATCAACAACTGCCTCCACAAACTACTACGATTCCTACTCCTGAAACtgaaggagaagagaaaaaggaataA